DNA from Athene noctua chromosome 24, bAthNoc1.hap1.1, whole genome shotgun sequence:
tctcagcctgtcctcacagcgggactccagccccccgagcatctccgtggcctcctctggccccgctccagcaggtccgtgtccttctgctgttggtgccccagagctggacccagccctgcaggggggtctcccgagagcggagcagagggggagaatccccccctcgccctgctgcccaccctgctctgggtgcagcccagcacaccgttggctttctgggctgccagcgcgcggtgctgcctcacaggcagttttccacccaccaacacccccaggtccttctccttggggctgctctcagtccactcagcacccagcctgtgtctgtgctgggattgccccgacccatgggcaggaccttgcccttggccttgttgaactccatgaggttggcaCATCCCACCTCCAAGCCTGTCCAGTCCCTcgggatgacatcccttccctccagcgggTGACCAGACCACACAGCTCGGTGGTGTCagcaaacgtgctgagggtgctCGATCCCACTGTCAAATCTGTCTTCTTTCTGCCCTGTAGTGTGCCACCCGTCCCACCACACGCAGCCTGGCCTGGTGCTGACTCTGGGGCAGGGAGATGTCGGCCAGCTGGGCCTGGGGGAGGACGTGATGGAGAGGAAGAAGCCAGCCCTGGTGCCACTGCCAGAAATGATGGTGCAGGTGGAAGCTGGAGGGATGCACACGGTGTGCCTCAGCCAGACAGGAAAAGTGAGTGTGTCGAGGAGGGGGCAGCACccaggggggtgtggggaggctGAGCTGCGCTTCTCCGCAAGCTCTGGGATGTGTCCTGGAGCTGAGGGACTGAATTAGACCCTGCTCTGCCCAGGCGTGGAGCTGACTCTAGCTCTGGGCATGAGCGTGGTCTCCGTGCCACGGCCCACACACTTTTAGGTGGTCAAAGGGATAATTCAGCCTGGTGGGTCCCTgtcccctggcttcacactcaaCCTGTTGCCCCTCCGGGTGCCCTCCTGACCAGCCCACTCTCTCTCCCTACAGATCTACACCTTTGGCTGCAACGATGAAGGTGCCCTCGGGCGCGACACCTCGGCAGAAGGGTCAGAGACCACGCCAGGGCTGGTGGAGCTGCAGGAAAAGGTGGTGCAGGTCTCTGCGGGGGACAGTCACACAGCCGCGCTGACAGACGACGGCAGGGTTTTTGTCTGGGGCTCTTTCCGGGTACGTTGGGTTCTCGGATGCTGAAAGCTCTGCTGGTGGTTGCTGCTTCTGCCGCTCATGTCCCCACATCTTGTCTCCCCACGCAGGATAACAACGGGGTGATTGGCTTGCTGGAGCCCATGAAGACGAGCtctgtccctgtgctgctccaGCTCAGCGCACCCGTCGTTAAAATTGTCTCAGGTGAGCCTGGTCCCGGGGTGCGCGTGGGTCAGGCTGGTTCCTGGGGCTGTTGCAACCCTCGGGAGAAGGTGAAGGTCCAGAAGGTCCTTGTCCTCCCTCTTGGCTGCTTTGAGCCAGGTACAAGGGTGTGCTTGCTCTCCTCTAGCTCCTGAGAGAACAGACCTTGTGTTTCTCCTTGCCCCAACGGTATTGTTAATATTTTACCTAATCCAATGGAAAATGCCTTACGAGAGTGCCCTGACTGTGACCCCATGGGGTCAGAGCACTCGCCTGCTTCTAGACTTAGAGAAGCTGAGCAGAGCACCCAGGGAACTTGTCCAGGGTgagcctggggcaggggctgtgccccTAAACATTCCCAGAGCAGCTTCTTTGAAGTTTCAGCTGGGGAACCAGATCAGAAAGAGGGAGTTTTAAGTTGTGCCAGAAGCTGGTGTCATGGTATTCAGTGCAGTAAACCCCACTGAATTCTAGAAAGCTGGAGAGGTTTacatagaatcccagaatcatctgggttgcaaaagcccttgaagctcctccagtccaaccatgaccctcaccctgaccgttcccaactccctcagatccctcagcgctggctcagcccgactcttcaacccctccagggatcccggggactccccccctgccctgggcagcccattccaacgcccaacagccccttctgcacagaaatccttcctcagagccagcctgaccctgccctgggcagcttgaggccattccctcggggcctggcgctggggccttggctccagagactcatcccccctctctgcccgcccctggcagggagttgcagagggccaggaggtctcccctcagcctcctcttctccagactgaacccccccagttcccccagccgctccccagcagacctgtgctccagaccctgccccagctccgttgcccttctctggacacgctcgagtaattaAGTAATTTATAGATGTAGGATCTCAGCCCCTGGGTCTTGCTGGGTTCCTAGCGCATGACTCCCtacttccctcctctccctcatctCCTCCCAGGGAACGACCACTTAGTGATGCTGACGATGGACGGTGACCTCTTCACGTGTGGCTGTGGCGAGCAGGGCCAGCTGGGGAGAGTGCCGGCGCTTTTTGCCAAccgaggaggaaggaaggggctGCGTGAGTTGCTTTGGTGCTCGGAGGCGTGCGGTGCTGCATCCTTTGGCCCCAGctctgcgctttgcagaggagcaaAGAGAcccagaatttttttcccctgcttcttAAGGGCTCATGTGTAAACTGGTTCCTTGAATTCAGTGAGCTGGATCtaagggggaaggaaaagggtGTAAATCATTAATCCTTGCGTGACACCTTGTCTCCTGCTCCCAGAGCGCCTGCTGGTCCCCCAGCGTGTCCCTGTCAGAGGCAAAGGCAACAGAGGCAAAATGCGCTTCCAGGACGCCTTTTGTGGGGCTTACTTCACTTTTGCTGTCACACAGGAGGGACACATCTATGGATTCGGCCTCTCCAACTACCACCAGCTGGGTGAGCTTCGCTTAACGTCCCTCCAGATCTCCTGCCTTGGTCTGGCTGCAGAGTcttccctgggctgggggagTGGTTGCTGCTGGGTTCCCCAGATCCTGAACACCAAACACCCCCCAGAGCTAGAAATTGGGGTGGGGGGTCACCCTGTATAGCTCTGGGTTTAGAtcccagcccctgcagctggtGGGTTTGAGCAGAGATTTgatttggggggggctggagagggCTGTGTTAGTCTCTGGTGTGTCGAGTTGCAGCGGGGATGGCTCGATGCCGGTGCCTGGCCTGGGCTGCCCGTGCCTAGGGACCTGACCTGCCTGGGTTTGTGTGTCCCACCCCGCAGGGACCCAGGGCACCGAGccctgcttctccccacagaacCTGACGTGCttcaagaactccaccaagtccTGGGTCGGGTTCTCCGGCGGGCAGCACCACACCGTGTGCGTCGACTCAGAGGGTGAGCGTGACGGGCAGGCTGGGGGTTGCACAAAGGCGGATGCGGGAGACCCCCGTGGCCCTTGTCATGACTGGGGAGGTGTTGGGGTGACGTGCTGGAGCCCTCCAAATCCTCAGTGTTCAAGGCAACAAGAGTGGAGTGAATTTTCAGCAAAGGTCAAGGAGGATGACAGGAACTTGGGGTTACTTGTGAACTCTGCTCTTGCAGGCTCGGTCTGTGCAGGCATCCACCCACTGTCTTGATTTTGGGGAGCTCAGTGGTCTCTGTCTCACCCTGCTCCTCTTTTTTTGGGATCTAGGCTGTGGTAGGGAGGAGTGATGGTGATGCTCCCCTAGGAGCCAGACCAGGGCAAGAGGGTCCTTCTGTGGGCTTCTGCCCTCCTTGAGTCacctcctgtgcatcttcttgtGCTCCAGGTAAAGCCTACAGCCTGGGCCGGGCAGAGTACGGCCGGCTGGGCCTCGGGGCAGGGGCGGAGGAGAAGAGCACACCCACAGTCATCCCGGAGCTGCCCAACATCTCTTCTGTCGCATGCGGCGCGTCGGTTGGCTACGCCGTCAGCAGTGACGGTGAGTGTTGGGGGCAGGAACGctgccgtgtcccctccccacccctcgtCCATCCGGGACTGGAGCCAGGTCCTGGCACT
Protein-coding regions in this window:
- the RCC1 gene encoding regulator of chromosome condensation; translation: MPGKRTAKRSPVPEEESPGRKRIKVCHPSHHTQPGLVLTLGQGDVGQLGLGEDVMERKKPALVPLPEMMVQVEAGGMHTVCLSQTGKIYTFGCNDEGALGRDTSAEGSETTPGLVELQEKVVQVSAGDSHTAALTDDGRVFVWGSFRDNNGVIGLLEPMKTSSVPVLLQLSAPVVKIVSGNDHLVMLTMDGDLFTCGCGEQGQLGRVPALFANRGGRKGLQRLLVPQRVPVRGKGNRGKMRFQDAFCGAYFTFAVTQEGHIYGFGLSNYHQLGTQGTEPCFSPQNLTCFKNSTKSWVGFSGGQHHTVCVDSEGKAYSLGRAEYGRLGLGAGAEEKSTPTVIPELPNISSVACGASVGYAVSSDGRAFAWGMGTNYQLGTGEEDDVWSPVEMTGKQLENRTVLAVSSGGQHTALLVRDKEQS